In Bacteroidota bacterium, a single window of DNA contains:
- the rsmH gene encoding 16S rRNA (cytosine(1402)-N(4))-methyltransferase RsmH, translating into MSNSQNTEIFHVPVLLKESIDGLNVLSDGIYVDVTFGGGSYSKQILSALGDGKLFVFDQDEDAFKNRINDDRIIYIKHNFRFLKYFLKYHQIEKIDGLVADLGVSSNQFDTDYKGFSYRTDGPLDMRMNKKASISAKEVVNNFHENDLKRIFWKYGEIKNTNKLVKQICEYRASNKIESINNFLDSISPCVPKINDYKYLSKVFQAIRIEVNDELTSLKELLMQTKDLLKINGRVSIVSYHSAEDKIVKNFFKSGNFEGIVKKDLYGNKIVDIEPVNTKVIVPDEFEIEKNKRSRSGKLRIAKKIL; encoded by the coding sequence ATGTCTAATTCGCAAAACACGGAAATATTTCATGTACCTGTTTTACTTAAAGAAAGTATAGATGGGCTAAATGTGCTGTCTGATGGAATTTATGTTGATGTAACTTTTGGAGGTGGAAGCTATTCTAAGCAAATTCTTTCTGCTTTAGGAGATGGAAAATTATTTGTTTTCGATCAGGACGAAGATGCTTTTAAGAATAGAATCAATGATGATAGAATTATTTATATAAAGCACAACTTCAGATTTTTGAAGTATTTTTTAAAATACCACCAAATTGAAAAAATTGATGGATTAGTTGCAGATCTCGGTGTTTCATCGAATCAGTTTGATACAGATTATAAGGGCTTTAGCTATCGTACAGATGGACCTCTCGATATGAGAATGAATAAAAAAGCTTCAATTTCGGCTAAAGAAGTTGTGAATAATTTCCATGAAAATGATTTGAAAAGAATTTTTTGGAAATATGGCGAAATAAAAAATACGAACAAGCTGGTTAAGCAAATTTGTGAATATAGGGCTTCAAATAAAATTGAGTCAATCAATAATTTTTTGGATTCGATAAGTCCTTGTGTTCCAAAGATAAACGATTATAAATATCTCTCGAAAGTTTTTCAGGCTATTAGGATTGAAGTGAATGATGAATTGACTTCCTTGAAAGAATTACTAATGCAGACAAAAGACCTACTGAAGATAAATGGTAGGGTTTCAATTGTTTCGTACCACTCTGCCGAAGATAAGATTGTTAAGAATTTTTTCAAAAGCGGGAATTTCGAGGGTATAGTAAAAAAGGATTTGTACGGTAATAAAATTGTTGATATTGAGCCTGTTAATACAAAGGTTATTGTGCCCGATGAATTTGAGATTGAGAAAAACAAAAGATCGAGATCTGGGAAATTGAGAATAGCAAAGAAAATTCTTTAA
- a CDS encoding ATP-grasp domain-containing protein encodes MNFENNNTLTKFINYQVIDGPIKLENIHTLNGANYFSGGPVIRFRINLADYDEVFTDEIPDFYENLKNCLPSLHEHFCSIGKPGGFFVRVEEGTLLGHVMEHIAIELQTLAGMEVGFGKTRMTKKQGVYNVVFRFADEIAGIYAGKLALNFINSVLQKKDFELKEGIENLVFIREKQLLGYSTQKIVEEANERRIPAIRLDKYNLVQLGTGKFKQIIRATITGNTSLIAVETSDNKFLTTQILKEAGVPIPNRILTNDINEVLAFHQKLQKSIVIKPAVGYQGKRISVNLNKTDTIKNAFEFANEFDDEIIAQEFIEGNTYRLLVIDNKFVAAVQLVAPHIVGDGINNLKTLFNRLNSHPDREFGDKSKLSKIEIDEDTLKILELENYTFDSILENGEIFYLKNSCNMRLGGSSVDLTDLVHPYNIFLAERISKILNLNVAGVDIITIDISKPIIDNNGKLIEVNAAPDFRMHIQPTLGKARQVQKPFVEMLFPENKHFRIPIFSITGSNGRNIFMEIFGTFLQKKYPKLGIASSKGLFINNNCLSKENPIDSHNTEIILKDPTVDAVLIETSVETILEYGIAYKFADIGIVLNIDESIEKYYEYDHIRDAEDVAYAKSVVAEEVYTEGFTILNADDKLVLEMRERLYSQLILFTQKADNAEIKKLVDSGGIACILTEGKVWILHANEKIEIIEIEKVPIIIKKCNIDALLASVAAMYVLKTPVEEIRSSLIL; translated from the coding sequence ATGAACTTTGAAAACAACAATACTCTTACGAAATTTATAAACTATCAAGTAATTGATGGACCTATAAAATTAGAAAACATTCATACTCTAAACGGTGCAAACTATTTTAGTGGAGGTCCTGTAATTCGTTTTAGAATAAATCTTGCTGACTACGATGAAGTTTTCACCGATGAAATTCCTGATTTTTATGAAAACTTAAAAAATTGCCTTCCATCGCTTCACGAACATTTTTGTTCTATTGGAAAACCCGGAGGTTTTTTTGTGAGAGTAGAAGAAGGAACTTTGTTGGGACATGTAATGGAACATATCGCAATCGAACTACAAACACTTGCAGGAATGGAAGTTGGTTTTGGCAAAACTCGAATGACAAAAAAGCAAGGAGTTTATAATGTAGTATTCAGATTTGCCGATGAAATTGCGGGAATTTATGCAGGAAAATTAGCATTAAACTTTATAAATTCAGTTTTACAAAAAAAGGATTTCGAGCTAAAAGAAGGGATTGAAAATTTAGTTTTTATTCGCGAAAAACAGCTTCTCGGATATAGTACGCAAAAAATTGTTGAAGAAGCAAACGAAAGAAGAATTCCTGCCATTCGATTAGATAAATATAACTTAGTTCAGCTTGGCACGGGAAAATTCAAACAAATTATTCGTGCTACAATAACCGGAAATACAAGCCTGATTGCTGTTGAAACAAGTGACAATAAGTTTCTTACAACTCAAATTCTTAAAGAAGCCGGTGTCCCAATTCCCAACAGGATTTTAACAAATGACATCAATGAAGTTCTGGCTTTTCATCAGAAATTGCAAAAATCAATTGTTATTAAACCTGCAGTTGGCTATCAGGGAAAACGAATAAGTGTCAATTTGAACAAAACTGATACAATAAAAAACGCCTTTGAATTTGCTAATGAATTCGATGATGAAATTATTGCACAAGAATTTATTGAGGGAAATACATATAGGCTTTTAGTGATTGATAATAAATTTGTAGCTGCTGTTCAGCTCGTTGCACCACACATTGTTGGCGATGGAATCAACAATTTGAAAACCTTATTTAACCGACTAAATTCGCATCCCGACAGGGAATTTGGAGATAAATCGAAGCTATCGAAAATAGAAATTGATGAAGATACTTTGAAAATTCTTGAGCTCGAAAACTACACTTTTGATAGTATTTTGGAGAATGGCGAAATATTTTACCTTAAAAATTCCTGCAATATGCGTCTTGGTGGTTCATCGGTCGATCTTACTGATTTGGTTCATCCATATAATATATTTTTGGCCGAGCGAATCAGCAAAATTCTAAACCTTAATGTTGCCGGTGTTGATATTATCACCATTGATATTTCAAAACCCATAATTGACAATAATGGGAAACTAATTGAAGTGAATGCTGCACCAGATTTTAGAATGCACATTCAGCCCACTTTAGGCAAAGCCAGGCAAGTTCAAAAGCCATTTGTTGAGATGTTGTTTCCTGAAAACAAACATTTTAGAATTCCGATTTTTTCTATTACAGGCTCAAACGGGAGAAATATTTTCATGGAAATATTTGGAACTTTTTTGCAAAAAAAATATCCAAAATTAGGAATAGCTTCTTCAAAAGGACTTTTTATCAATAATAATTGTTTAAGCAAAGAAAATCCAATAGACTCGCACAATACCGAAATTATACTGAAAGATCCAACTGTAGATGCCGTACTTATAGAAACTTCAGTTGAAACAATATTAGAATACGGAATTGCTTATAAATTTGCCGATATTGGAATTGTCCTGAACATAGATGAAAGCATTGAGAAATATTACGAATACGACCACATTAGAGATGCAGAAGATGTTGCCTATGCAAAATCTGTAGTTGCCGAAGAAGTTTATACAGAGGGCTTTACTATATTGAATGCAGACGATAAATTGGTTCTCGAAATGAGAGAAAGACTTTATAGTCAATTAATTTTGTTCACACAAAAAGCAGACAATGCAGAAATAAAAAAGCTGGTTGATAGTGGTGGAATTGCTTGTATTCTTACTGAAGGAAAAGTATGGATTTTACATGCAAATGAAAAAATAGAAATAATTGAAATTGAAAAAGTTCCAATAATCATTAAAAAATGTAATATAGATGCACTATTGGCAAGTGTTGCCGCAATGTATGTTTTGAAAACTCCGGTTGAAGAAATAAGAAGTTCCCTTATTTTGTAG